In the genome of Kutzneria kofuensis, the window GGCGTCGGGAACGAACACCGGCACCTACCTGACCTTCCCGGCCGGTTCCACCGTCACCGTCCGGGTTGGACTGTCCTATGTGCGCACGTCCAACGCCGCCGCCAACGTCGCCGCGGAGAATGCGTCGGCCGGCTTCGACACCGTCGCGTCGAACGCCGCGAACACCTGGGCGGCCAAGCTCGGCGCCGTCCGCACCGCCGGCGGGTCCGCCACCCAGCAGACCGTGTTCTACACGGCGCTCTACCACGCGTTGCTGCACCCGAACGTCTTCGACGACAGCAACGGCGAATACCTCGGCATGGACGGCAAGACGCACACCGTCGCCGCCGGGCACCACCAGTACGCCAACTTCTCCGGCTGGGACGTCTACCGCTCCGAGGTCCAGCTGATCACCCTGCTGTTCCCGAGCGTCGGCTCCGACATGGCCCAGTCCCTGGTCAACGACGCCTCGCAGGCCGGGAGTTGGTACAACTGGCCGTACGCCAACGTGCCGGTCAACATCATGAACGGCGACTCGCTGCAGTCGGTGGTCTCCAGCATCTACTCCTTCGGCGGCACCGGATTCGACGCCGCCGGCGCGCTGTCGAGCATGGTCGCCACCCAGTCCCTGCCGGCGACCCGCACCATCCGCGGCGGCCTGTACGAATACGCCGGCGCCGGCTACATCCCGCGCGGCACCGGCAACGTGTGGGGCCCGGCGGCCACGACGCTGGAGTACGCCATCGACGACTTCGGCATCGCGCAGCTGGCCGGCCGGCTCGGCGACACCGCCGACCACACCGCCTTCATGCAGCGGGCCCAGAACTGGCAGAACCTGTTCAGCCCGGCCACGAAGTCGATCACGCCCCGCTACCAGAACGGGCAGTTCGCCACCGACTACAACCTCAACTCCGACAACAACGACCAGTACGTGGAGGGCACCGGCACCCAGTACAGCTGGATGGTGCCGCAGAACGTCGCCGCGCTGGTGGCCAAGATGGGCGGCAACGCGGCCGTGAGCAGCCGGCTCGACACGTTCTTCAGCCAGCTCAACGCCGGCGTGGTCAACGGCGCCTACGCGTGGCTGACCAACGAGCCGACCATCGGCACGCCCTACCTGTACGACTTCGTCGGCGCGCCGAGCAAGACACAGGCGCTGGTCCGGCGGGTGCTGAGCAGCCTGTTCAGCAACGCCCCCACCGGGCTGCAGGGCAACGACGACCTCGGCGAGCTGTCCGCCAGCTACGTCTGGGGCGCGCTGGGCATGTATCCGTCAATCACCGGACGGGCCGAGCTGGTGCTGGCCAGCCCGATCTTCACCCAGGCCGTGATCACCCGGGACAACGGCCGCGTGATCACCGTCAACGCGCCGGCTTCGTCGGCCGGAAACCAGTACGTGTCGGCGCTGGCGGTCAACGGCGTCGGGCAGTCCCGGACGTGGCTGCCGGAGTCGTTCGTGGCCAACGGCGGCACCGTCGACTTCACGATGACCGGCTCGCCCACCTCGTGGGGCACCGGCGCCGCCGACGCGCCGCCGTCGTTCTCCGACGGGCAGAACGGCTTCAACAACATCGGCACCTCCAACGACGGCAGCGCGAACACCGCCAACCTCGACTCGTCCGGGCACAGCTACTCCGCCCAGGCCCTGGCCGCGGCGGGGATCCAGCCCGGCGGGACCGTCAGCGCCAACGGGATGAGCTTCACCTGGCCGTCCGCGGCGGCGGGCAAGCCTAACAACTGGCTGGTCAACGGCCAGGTGATCGACCTCGGCGGCCGGTCGGCCAGCCGCATCTCGTTCCTCGGCTCGGCCAGCAACGGACCGGCCACCGGCACGGCGACCGTCACCTACACCGACGGCAGCACCTCGTCGGTGTCGATCACCATGACGGACTGGGCCGTCGGCACTCCCCAGTC includes:
- a CDS encoding GH92 family glycosyl hydrolase, which encodes MRPPALVVSVLMALSVLVGVPAAAAADPVGSVNPFIGTQNNPNASYPPFGKGYGNTFPGATTPFGMVQFSPDTYNTASGADNWGGYEYPADQIRGFSLTHLDGTGCEGSFGFHDLPFMPYTGSLNGNGSLPSSPATNAAAYRSGFSHSTESASPGRYGVTLANGAKVELTATARTGMARFTFPAGKPATVLINAGGSANGTSASSVSISGNIVTGSARTTGTCGGGSYTVYFSATFDQAVSNYGTWNGGTVTARGASASGTNTGTYLTFPAGSTVTVRVGLSYVRTSNAAANVAAENASAGFDTVASNAANTWAAKLGAVRTAGGSATQQTVFYTALYHALLHPNVFDDSNGEYLGMDGKTHTVAAGHHQYANFSGWDVYRSEVQLITLLFPSVGSDMAQSLVNDASQAGSWYNWPYANVPVNIMNGDSLQSVVSSIYSFGGTGFDAAGALSSMVATQSLPATRTIRGGLYEYAGAGYIPRGTGNVWGPAATTLEYAIDDFGIAQLAGRLGDTADHTAFMQRAQNWQNLFSPATKSITPRYQNGQFATDYNLNSDNNDQYVEGTGTQYSWMVPQNVAALVAKMGGNAAVSSRLDTFFSQLNAGVVNGAYAWLTNEPTIGTPYLYDFVGAPSKTQALVRRVLSSLFSNAPTGLQGNDDLGELSASYVWGALGMYPSITGRAELVLASPIFTQAVITRDNGRVITVNAPASSAGNQYVSALAVNGVGQSRTWLPESFVANGGTVDFTMTGSPTSWGTGAADAPPSFSDGQNGFNNIGTSNDGSANTANLDSSGHSYSAQALAAAGIQPGGTVSANGMSFTWPSAAAGKPNNWLVNGQVIDLGGRSASRISFLGSASNGPATGTATVTYTDGSTSSVSITMTDWAVGTPQSGNTIAATIAHWNAVDGSTLRTYVFATTPVALTVGKQVRSVTLPASTNQGCMHIFAVSAA